The genomic stretch TAAAAACGTTAGCAAGCAAAAATGTCTAGGACCCATTTAGATGTTCCCACAAGAGGGAACTTCGTCACTGAAATGTTGTTCTGAGTGAAACCCCAGTTCAGCTTTTGCATTTCGATGCACATTTGCAAACATGCCCACTCAACAGAAGCAGCACAAAAAAGCCCACTCGCCAATCGGATtggttttcagcaagtctatgaAAAGGGAGATCGTGGGGAAGGGATTCACAGtagaatccaaacaggcccctggcatttttatttttatttttttcatgtttaGGATTTACCCAAAGACATTTGAGAGAGAATTGAATTTTCACAGACCAGCTCAGGATTTTAAATGTTAAGAGGTAAGTGACGCAAGTATGCAGGTTTTGGGGTAGGATTTCTTTTGCGGGAGATTTTGATGGCTAAGGTTGATGACACCATCTAGGTGTCCAAAAATttcccattacaaaaaaaaaaaaaaaaaatcaactttaGAGAGGTGCTGATCCTATGCCAAAACAGAACCCACAATTGGTAGAAATTAGAGGCAGGAACTCAGATTTTAGTAGAAATAATACATGCTGCAAGGTAGTTTTAAATCACACGAGCAATTCAACAGATAATCTGTCATCTCAATCAATAGAACACGCTTCTCTATTAAAAGAAATAAAGCTTTTTACGTTAAAAACAGTCATAAACAAGCTCCTCACAATCCCTCGTCCTTGGAAGTTTCTCCATCTATTGTCGTTTCCTTACCAGCTGTGCTCGGTTGTAGAGAATTTCTGAGCTCCTCAAGCTGCAATATAGCAAATGCCAGTGGTGCATGAATATCAAAATACATAGATGGATGAGAAATGAACAGATTGTTTAAATCTTGTGATTTAGAAGAGAAAAATCTTGGCTAGTCAACAAAAACGACAAGGAAATGGCTGACTATACAAAGAAGTGAAGTCAACACAAAACTTGGGCAAGTCAATTTGACTTGGTCGATTTTCTAGTTGACTCGGTGTGTTTTAGAACTAGGACCCCGCCTAGGGACATGACCGGTCATGATGCATCTATGTGATGGAGAaagagtggaaaaaaaaaaagaagaagaagaagaagaagaaatggctGACTACACGAAGAAGTGGAGTCCAACTCTGTCTGAGCACACGCGGAGGAGAAAAAATCTCTGCAACTTTACATATGCACCTTTGATGTAGAGCTCTATGACAATCTGTCAGATCTTGCTACAAGTGGGGCAGAACATCAGATAATATTCTGAAGACCTAGAATCACTAGAACAGTAATCTATCCATCACTGTCCACAGCAAATCTATGTTTATGAGACCTACTCTCTGTAaataatcttcaccatccatTTAATTGAGGATATTTATCGactggatggttagaattgtccaGTAAGTTTTTTGGTTCAGTGAGCCACAAAGAGTGGATTGGACCTAGTCGACTGTATGAATTGATTGATCAGACTGTCTATAAGTACCTATACAACTAGGAGTGCACTAGATCATCCGTCCTTTCCAAGACATTCCTTACTAAGACTAGAGGCATTATACAATCCTAGACTCAAGGAAATGCAGTGTCCTCGGCCTTTCAACCAGAACAAGTGAAGCTCATGGCCCAGCAGAGCTCCAGGCCctgcctcagtggtagacacagtgcatttcaacattgaggtgaCTGGTACGAGCCCATAAATTGAACTGTTACAATTGTGCTACAGAGGAGATATTTGGTccagatcactgaaccatgtAGTGCACTTGTACAAAGTGAAACCCGATGATATTGAACATATCTTCAGGTCCAAGATCATATAATTTGCTGCAAGCCTATGCAAGTATCCTGATAACAATCCACGGCTTAGCTTTCTACACCCAAAGTAGCATCTCAACAAACTGAACCTTAAGCAAATGGAAAAGTTAATTTTGGTCTATGCTTGAGTAGATTAGTATAATATCGTGGAATAGGCTAATCTTAGATTAGGTAGATTTCCTCTTATTTCATGTTATCTCTAAAGATATTCTCCTCCTGTTTATATTCAGTTTATTCTCATATACACAGAATTCCACAATGTAGTCCTTAATTCCATCATATGGTATCCGAGAACTGATCCTGGCAGGGCCATTGAAACAACATTGGCTGGACCTTTTTCTTCTCTATCATCCAATTCTGATTGGATTTGATATCCAGTTGTCGGTAGATCACTGGATCTGTTAATCTGAACTGTCGTGCACCTGAAAACCTGTGCACTTGAAGCAGTTGTCAACTGCTATTTACCAACCTGTTTCAGCATACCTTCCTTTGCCAAATgaattctcggttcccagcatcTGCATTTGGATCTGATCTTTTGTTTCAGATTGGATCATTTGAACCTGTCTCCATTACCTGCCTCCATCAGGTCTCTAGTCTGACATCTGATGCTGCTGATCAGTAATCTGAAGGTTTTTGTCACGCAGGGAGGGGGGTTGTAATCCTAGATTAGGGTAATTTCTTGTGATTTTGTGTTATCTCTAAAGATAATTCTCCTCCTGTATATATTCAGTTTTATTCTCAATAGAAAATAAACACAGAATTCCACAATGTAGTCCTTAATTCTATCAGTCTGTATGGTTAAAATGGTTTACCTCCCTGCAAGTGTCTTGGTGAGTTGCTGAAAGCTCATCATACTTTAACTGCAAATCTTGCATTTCTGCTTGTAGTTTTCCATATTCAGACAGTGTTGGCCCACCTAATTTGTGCTGAATGAACCTATCATAAACATGCAAAGCATGCTAAAAAAGTTGCATCTACATCCAGTAGCCAAAAAAATATCATATAGGGAGACATTGAGACTATAAGATAATGCCATTTGTTGAAGAGTTggagatctttaaaaataataataataataaaataataaatcagCGTGGAAAGAAATAGGAAAATAAGACATTCCTCAATTAACTTgtttatcaaaaataaaaaataaaaaatccaactaGGAAATGTTCTGCCCATGACATCTTCAGAGCAAAAGATAACTTCCTGTAATAATGACTTCTTATTGTTTGAAATGCAGAATGTAGATTACCAGATAAAATCATTAGATCTGGTGCATGAAA from Magnolia sinica isolate HGM2019 chromosome 17, MsV1, whole genome shotgun sequence encodes the following:
- the LOC131231122 gene encoding uncharacterized protein LOC131231122 isoform X2, which encodes MEKEAKKEAFRKYLESSGALDVLTKVLVALYEENDKPSSATEFIQHKLGGPTLSEYGKLQAEMQDLQLKYDELSATHQDTCRELEELRNSLQPSTAGKETTIDGETSKDEGL
- the LOC131231122 gene encoding uncharacterized protein LOC131231122 isoform X1, with the translated sequence MQEKEAKKEAFRKYLESSGALDVLTKVLVALYEENDKPSSATEFIQHKLGGPTLSEYGKLQAEMQDLQLKYDELSATHQDTCRELEELRNSLQPSTAGKETTIDGETSKDEGL